The Numida meleagris isolate 19003 breed g44 Domestic line chromosome 27, NumMel1.0, whole genome shotgun sequence sequence AGATTTTGGTACTTTTTCTGCTCAGCGTTCCCCCACAGGTGAAACATGGCCCTCGTGCAAGGGAGTGAACTGATGCCATCTGTACCTCCTTGGCACGGGGCAGTTCTTGCAAGGTATTCTTCTCCAGGGTCTTGGCAGCTTATTGATGTGTCCCAACGTGGTGAGGCCCCTCCCTCAGTGCTGGCCAACTCAGTCCCTTTGGCTTTCTCAGTCCTTGCTACTCTGCTGAGACCATAAATTAAGAGGACAAATAATGATTTGCTCACGTAGCAATGGTGGAATAAGCAGCTATTCATTAAGAAATCAATTTGGACACTGTAGTAATGAGAATAATACAAGAATCAAGGTAGAAATGAGAGCAGCGTGCAGTTCTGTGTGTCATCTTGATGACCACTGGGTCGAACTCCACTCAGTGAGCAAATCAGCAATGATTGATCCATCCCTTCTGCTCCCGTGTCATCCCCAGACACCCAGTGACTTTCTTCCACCTTCTTTAAGGAGAATCAACAAGAGGAGGTAGCTGAGTCTGTACTCAGGCAGCATCCTGGAGCCAAGTGCTTTGGCATTACAAAGAACACATTAGGAATAGCTGGATTAGCTGTTACAGGGActcccagctgggagcaggaaaaGAAGAGTCAGCATTTAGGGATGTGTGGTGTACCTAGCTTAAACACTTAAAACACATGGGAAAGAGGACTGTAGTGGAAGAGAGAACATGACAGTTTGAATCCTAGGCACTTTCAAgactatttttaaatgctttgtagTGTTTTTGGAAACAAGAGGCCAGCAGCTTGGCCAGAAGCAGGCTGATCACAGGTGGCTGTTCTTCAGACATTACCCTGCTCATGCATCTCAGATTCGGCTTTCAGCACCTgtgcttttcctgctctgaacTTCCTTCAGCAGGTATGCCTGTGCCCCACAGTATTCCCTGTGTCCCCACCTTGCTAACGCACTCAGCTGTGCCAAGCTGTGTCAAACCCTGCTGTGGTTCCCTCCTGCTGAGAAACTTCAGAAAGGGTAAGGTAGAGCCATTTTCATTTGTGCCTTGTTAGAGATGTACCCCTAGATCTGCAGACTTCACAGGCTCTGTTGTCAGGACCTTCCCAGACTTCACCTCCCCTGTTCTCACACCAGTGTAATCTcaattccttgctttttttttcctctctctgttaCTGCTGCCtactctctctgtttttcttgtgcttcaCCTTTTAGACCCTAGGAGAGCTTTTGTTGTGTAGTGTTTGCTTTAACCTTGTCGAACAAGTATGTGGGTACTGAAAGGAAGGCTTCCACACTAGCCAGCATCCGATgcagtaaattattttactaGCTAGATATATTCTGTATCATTCtgctggatttaaaaaaaaaaaaaaaaaaaaactttttccccctccacaAGGATGGCAAAAAGAGCATGAACATCTCAGTGCTGTTCccaagcagagcacagagctctcCTCGATCATTACCTACAGAGCTTCAGAACTGCTTCCTAGAAAGCATTGTTCACgtgccaggctgctgctgtacTTGGTGAGAAGGCAATAGCGTGCTGGTCTCATAACTCTATCTTAAGAATCCATTATTAGGGACGTGCAAATTGGCAGCAACTGTTCCCGTTTACAGTGAGGAAAGGGGAGATGTGAAACAGAATTTCAGGAGATTCTGCATGTTTTAATTCCCTCAGAGGGAGTCGGGTGCTGGAGTTCCCTCCTTGGCACAGGGTAGGCAGGTGGAGTCGCAGACAtgccctgctgctgttgttggcAGTTGGCTTTCTGTTGGAAGCAAAGCACATCTGGTGTAACTCGCAGCCGGCCTGCTTGCAAAGTCTGCGTGACTTTCGCATTTGTAACTGAAAGGGAAAGACCTGTCAGAGACAGCATGAAGTTCTGTTGCTCCAGGGAAGACCATAAGGCAGGAAGAAACATATGAAAAGTGTTGAGACAGCAGTGATCACATAAAGGCATGAAAGCAGAGCTCCCTCCCCCACCGACACCAGCAGTGGTGCAAATTTCAGTGTACGTGGTGCATACCTCCTTGCACCTGAGAGCAGAGAATGGGCATGCATGCCCGAGCTCTGTGTTCTGGGTAAGCAAGCAGCCAGGTCAGCTTCACgccagtggaaaaaaagtaagcaaaCCACTGTGAAGGTGGGCATGTTCCGATAGACATTCCAGTGGCATTTTAGTTTCCATTCCTGGTGTTAAGAAGGAAGGTAATCCCCAGGTGCTGCTACAGCGCTGTCCCTGTAGTCGGAGGAGGAAAATCTCCAGGAGGGTCTGAGAGCATTGTCGGGGCACATGGCAGGGGCTGTTAGATACATCGCTTGATCTGAAACCCGCTGCAGTCAGCAGGAAGGTTTCCATTGATTCCAGGAGCAGACGCTGCTGGCGAGCGGTGAGCACAGGAATAACTGCTGTGCGTGTGAGGGGTGATCTCTGAGGAGGGCTTTCCGTCACGGTGTCACTGCAGCCAGCGTCACGTGTGCATGACTGGAAACATTAGAGCCTTCCAGGCTCCTCTGTGGCCCTCTCCCAACAGCCGGCTCCTGCTGCCAAAGGGATTTGCTCTAGTTACACAGCTCACCCAATTATCTCCCAtgacagggaaagaaaacttgTTCAGTGATGAGAGATCATTACAAATTACAAGCTCTGTGAGTTTGGGACAAACGAACCCCCCAAGTGCTGCCTGGTTGAACACTCTGTGTTCTGTGTGATAAATAACAGCTGGCTTTTTCCATCGCTAGGAAATGAATCACTGTGGAGGCAAAACCAAAAAGGAGTCTCAATCCAGCTAGGAGACCTGAGAAagaagctgctggaggagaggcGTGTACTAACTCCACTGGCCTGTAGCCTGCCTTACCCTTACTAACAAATGTCAACAACTAGGTAATGtccttcctttgttctttctgaCACTAGCCCAGGACTTGGGGGTTAAGGTGCAAGAACGTTATTTTTCCCTAGCTCTGTAAATTCTGTGTCTTGAAGGATAAGTCGTGATCCATGTAAAATATCGTATCTGTTAGTGGAGCCCGGAGAATTTGAGTCTCATTTGAAAGACAGACTATGGCAGAATTAAACCAGCCAGAGAGAATGTTCAGAAGTGTCTGCTTCAGACCCTTGTGCAGTCTTCTTCTGAGTAAGAGATCTGAGTCAGGACTGTAACCAGTGGACAAAGCTGGGAAAAGGgagaattttatttccttcctgagTTTTGTTGATGCATTCAGAAAGCACCAGGTAGTCAGTCATCTTCGTTCTGTTCATTGCAGCTGTGAGAACTTAAAATAGGCTGGAAATAAATTTCTGGATTTCAGGGACTTGCATGTCACAGGACTGTGACCATGCTTTGTTTGCAGCTGTTTTACCCGGGGTTATGGGATACATCCAACCACATCAGGCTTCACTAGATTTGTGGAAATGGCCAGTGCCTTGGgttttaaacaaagtaaaatggaGACTGCAAGCCCTGATGCACCTGGTCTGTTGTGTcatggaaacatttcttcctgcCTCTTGAAATGCTCAGATTACATCCTGATGCCTGAGATTCAGTTCCTTAGTTCAGCTGAGATATTACTGGTTACAAAATCCAGGCAGTACTTGCTttcatgcagcagctgcacgTTGTGTGGTGAAGTGTTTCCTTTAATTCATTCTTAAGTGACTTGCTTTTAATCCTGCAGCATGACCTCTCACTGCAGGATGTGCTTCCCAAGCATGAGTCAAGGGGggaagagctgtgctgaggggAAGGCACTGCTTGTGTTCACAGCCCAACCCATCCTCCATCTATTCATCCATCCATTTCCCCAGAGCTCCAGCTTGGAGATACCTTGTGAAGTGCAAACATAGCAGCCAGAGAATCATATAGCTGGTGAAATCACCATGAACTGTGTGCTTAGGTGCCAAGGGATAgtgaaagaaaacttcaaatcAGGCTAAAAATAATATAACCACTAATGATTAGCTTAACTTTGCCACACCAGCTGTGTTGTGCAGGACCATCTGGTACGCAGAACGTGAGATTGTGATGTCCTGTTTGTGTTCCTACCTGCAAGCTGAATGCTGATCCCTGGGTGAATGTGCATGTAAGGCTTGCTAACCTCGGGGTATATAGACTGTTGTTGCTGGTATGACTAGGCTGTGGTCTTTGGAAATGTGTGAAGACAACTGCACAGGACAGAGAAGATACAGAGGAAGGTAAAAACCTCTGCCTATAGTCAAACACCCTTGGTGGCTTTGTTACTAGGTCCATATGAGCTACAGTGCTTAGCTCCTGCTGTCACAGATCTCTAGATTGGAAACAAATAGCAGAAGTGCCACTGATGATGCATAATGCAATGCAAGTGACAGAAAGTCAATCCACTTCCCCCATTGCTCAGCTTCCCCTCTGCCCTTACAGCACTGTTCATCTCTGTTGCAGGGAGCAGCCAATCTTCAGCACCAGAGCCCATGTTTTCCAAATCGACCCCGCTACCAAAAGAAACTGGATCCCCGCCAGCAAACATGCCTTGACTGTCTCGTATTTTTACGATGCCACGCGCAATGTGTACCGGATCATCAGTGTGGGAGGCACCAAGGTAGGGAGCATTTGCTGACAGCATCGCAGTTTGAAAGCAAGTTTGTCTCCAACCAATGTCTGTTCTGCAATTGATGCTTTCGGTGTCATGTCGATTGGTTTCCAACATGGGTCACCCTGGTGTCTTTACTGCAAGGAATGGAAGGTAAAACACTGCCTCCATGCTTGATTGTATTCAGTATTGGACAGTAGACTCTGTGCTAGTGAGAAGtgtgctttcttctctctctctccttgacTCCTTCCACTTTAAGCGTGCAAAACAGATCTTTCTAAGAGCCTTGGTGGTGTGATAAAACTGACCCACATAGATAGAATGAACAAACAGAGGTGAGGCAGTCTGTTCAGCCACTGCCCCCAAGACAAGGTCAGTTCTCCCTAAACTGTTCTTGACAGAGATTTTTCTGACTTGCTCCTGAAGACCTCCAGTGGCAGAGGTTCCGCAGTCAGCTCAAGCAGTTTATTTTGTTGCTACGCTAACCAGCAGTGTTTTGTAATAGCTTGTGCTAAGTGCAGTTTAAGCCTTTTACTTCTTGTTTTTTGTATTCCTACTTGCCATGAAAATGGAGAACATCAGAAAGTTGTTCAGTCCCCAGAGACATTCTgcatcttctcctttcttccagcAATGGAGGCCCAATGAAGCTTGTAATACTCAggctttcttatttattttttcttacagtagACAAGAAGATTCacatttgtttgtatttcataGCAAGACTAGAAAGACTTTTGGTCACCAGAATCCTGAATAGCTGTTTTATACATTAAAAGCAGAGCTTCTACCCTGCGTTCCTAGGGTGCTTAGTGATTATGGTGATCCAATACTACCACCCTGGGGCAGTGGAGTGGAGTTTTCTCTAACTCATTTTTGCCTCCACAGGCAATCATCAACAGCACTATCACCCCCAACATGACCTTCACAAAGACATCCCAGAAATTTGGACAATGGGCAGATAGCCGAGCCAACACAGTGTATGGATTGGGCTTTGCTTCAGAACAACACCTCTCCCAGGTAATATGGCAGGTGCTGGTGAAAACCTGGTCCCAGTAAGATGAATATCCCTGAAACCCTGAAGGAGGGATCAgcctcaggagaaaaaaaaaaacattgggGCCTGATGTAGTGCTGTTTGCAGTGTGCTAAAACCTAATTCAAGATGCAAAGATACTAGGAAGTGGTTTCAAGTAATTCTTGTAGGGTGTCTTGAATGttacaaaatgaatttggaCTTAGGGCTCCATGACAATTTAGCTACTCCCACAGTTCTGAGTGCTGGAATCATGGGCAGGTACGGGCTATTCCCtcaattttattattaattgaagatgaaatagaaagcacataaaatgaaataatgaagagaGGAGTAACCCAGACATTAATTCTAATTTCTTCTACATTTCAGTTTAGCAGCAGAGTGACTTTTCTGCTCCCTTCTAGTTTGCAGAGAAGTTCCAGGAAGTGAAAGAAGCAGCACGTTTGGCAAGGGAGAAGTCCCAGGATAAAACAGAACTGACCAATCCTGCCCTGAATATCACATCTCACCAGGTAATGCTTGGGAATGGGCATGGATAAAGCTTACTGCAGAACAATGGCTGCTAGGGAAAATGGCCACTGCGCTGATCTCCTCTAGTAacttttgcttctgtcttttctgccCAAAGGCTTTCTTGATAGACACCGAGGTTGGAGATTCACTTTCTGATGACACCTGTGGCCCTGAGGTCACTCTATTGAAGCACATAAAGTGGATAAAATAATTACTGCTTAAGTGGAGCTCTTGGGAAGGTTTACACTCCTCCCTCTTTGTCAGTTAAACATTTGTCTTGATAAAACCATGCTGGAGGAGGTCTTGGGTTTTCTGTTAGTGGTGGTGGTAGTGgtttttggctttattttcttcaaagttgTTGGCTCTCTATGGGCTCAGCATAACGATAACAGGCAAGAAACATGCAAGAATACACATTGCTTGGCTGAAGAAGATAGGAAGAAGGATGCATGGCATTTCCAGCCATTTTTGTTCccttgctggggctgcaggggagtTCTTCTCCCGGGTGTCTCTGGTGGCTGATCATGCCAGTCCACAGAAAGACAAAGTGATTTCTTAGCACTGGTGACTGGGGAGTCCCTGCTAgacttcttccatttctgtcctgCTTCCACTATAGAACAGAAGGAGCTGTGCTATCAGTGcagaaatcactgttttctaCCTTGGGGAAATCTTCACTAAGGTCGAGATGCAAGCATGGCAGGCAGCcattcaattttgtttttccccagacCAGAAAGCTTAAGCTCATCGCTTATCATTCTCACATTTGTCACACTTGCAGTTGCTGCCTGTCTCCGTGTATAACTGAATCaattccagcagcaggagggtgGAGAGGAGAGGATAAGCTGTGGAGATGTCTGCCCATCTTGTTCTCATGTTGCAGCAGTTTAGCATTGATGGTGAAGTTGCCCTCCCAAACAGTGCTCTCCAGAGGTGGTTATGTATTTCACTGAGCTCTTGGCAGAAGGAGAAGAGCTGTAGGATGGAGGACGCTGCGTTCTCTGGGTTGAATACAGATGGAATGGcagcgggaggaggagggagtgTGAACAGTACCTTGGCCTGCAGGGAAGAGAGGGGGAGGTAGAGGCAGTGGCTCTGAAGAGATTGGAAATGTTATGTGGAGTGGAAAAATGGACAAAACTCACCTAGATTTTGGCTCCCACTAACTTAGTCCCATCTTAATATGTTGCAAATGAAGAAGAGAGTTGAGTAGAGCATTTGTAGTAGAACCAAGACAAGGATTTGTGGCCAGCTGCAGCCATGAGAGCTTCCCTGGCTGGGAGGCAAGCTGGGAGTGGAGAAACTCTCTGCTATTCTGTTTAGATCAGGCAGAATGCAACAGTTGTCACAATAGGATGTGTCCACTTCCCCCGCACAGCCATGGCAGAAGGGATGAGGTGATCAGAAGGTGGTTTGACACACATCTTGGAAGTGGCCTGAGGCTCAGTTCATTCTTTGTACTTGACTCAGCAGTGCTAAAATGGCCTCAGTGTAAGCCCATGCTCACCCTTCCCATTCAGCATGCTTCATCTCTCCATGAGGGAGCTCACACGTAGGTATGCATGacccctgcctgcagccatcTGGCAGCCAGCACATAGCACAACAACACATGCAGTGTTTGCTGCCACGTGGGCATGCAGACCTTGTCCTGCTTCCCCCAGCCTTTACGTACATCATCTCCTACTATCCCACTACTGGTGTTCAGTCTCTGCATTAATACAGCTTCAAACATGAGCTTCATCCTTCAATAattgattgtttttctgtttgcaagTGAGCAGAGAGCAGATCTGTCTCCTGAAATTAAATCAAGGTTCtctgattttctgcatttgcacTGACTAATTTAGGCTTTAGACTTAAGAGGAAATCCCAGGACAGCAGCTCTTTCCCATCCTCTAGTACCTTTTAGGTCAATCCCCATCCTGTTTTAGCATCTCCATCACAGAGTAACTGTGGGTACTGTGAGCAGCAAAACATTGTGGAGCGTCTTTGACTATTATCAGTTTCAGTTGAACTCAAAGGGGCTAGTAGACCAGAACAGAAACTTCTGCACCTTGCTTGCCTCACTTTCTCCACCTATAAAGAGCCTTGTGGGGCAAGATGAAGCAGGGTTGTGTTTTGCAAGTCTTGCTTCTTGATTGCCCTCTGGAAGGCTTCTTGAATCTAGTGTTCAATACATCTTGTGGCCAGTCTGGCTCTATTTTTGGATGTCAGATGACTCTGAAGACAGGTGGCTGTCCTTATCACAGGCTTTTAAGGGCTACCTATCAACTCCAGTGGGCTCACCAGCCACCTGGTCTCACAGCCCTCAGCTAAGAATCCCAAAATCTCATTACTCACAGAGTCTTTTTATAGCTCAGTTTGCCATGTCTGTGCCAAGTTTCTTCCCTGCTGCGTGAGGAGACCATGAAGACAGAGTCTTCTGGAGGGACTGAAGGATATAAAGTCTGCTTTGGATTCTCTGTGTTCATCTCTACTCTGCTGTCAGTTTCCTCCAGACTGGGAGGATTAATCCATCTCTTCTAGCTCTGATGTGCGCAGGAACACGGAGCTATTAGAGAAAGGGGTACACTTTGGGAGTATGAGTCTCTTCTTCCACGCCTTTGAAAAGTGAGTGACAGAATCATCTCTGCAATAGCAGAGTTTCCCTCCCTTGAGCCTCACAATCCCAGTGGTATGTGGAGTCTTAATTCAATGTACTGAAATGAGTTGCAACCGAACCCAGGTGGCATAGCTAGGTTTATGTTCAGAGTTTATTAAGTCTTTCCACTGCTCTGAGAACCAGCAAGAAAACGATGTTAAGAATTCAGTAAAACCCTGAAGCAGCCATCCTGAGCAGCTTGGCGTGTTGGGCACAGCCATGGGACTCAAATTACAGGCTGTAACATCGCTGGCATTTGTCAAGGGAAAGTTGAGGGCCAGAGAATTCAGTACCTCAGGTCAGAAGGGAGGAATGGCTGGTGTGGGCAAGCTGTGAGCCCACCTGTTCAGGGTGTCTGTGCACTGGGATCACTGCCACAGCATGGCATGGaggcagggaaagggaagatgTGGCAGcggagcagctgctggaagagctgagcAGGACAGACACCAGCTTCCTTGTCCAAGAGAAAGCCCTCTGTCTGTGCAGTTTCTGAAGTCATAATTGTACCATGACTGATTCTGCTGAGTTATACACGAGGGTCTTTGCCATGACTTGTCATGTAGATGTTGAGCACAGCACTACCTAGGAGCTGGAATTGAAAGCTAGGGTCTCTCACGCAAACACAGGAAATGAGAACCACCCCCGTGAACCCAGGCTGTGAATGAGTTTGCAGGGATCCTGTGGCCACAGCATTTGTCTTCACTGCCGTATGATAACCACCTCTTCCTCATCCCTCAGGTACTTCCTAGCCCCATCATCAGCTCAAATGGACCAGGAGAAGATAAACTATTCCGGAGTCAAAGTGCTGATGTTGAGATAAGCACGGAGAAGGAGCGTCTGAAGAAGATGCTTTCAGAAGGGTGAGGCTGCTATGAGTTCCTGGCTTCTAAATTCTCTATTCTGGCAGGATTTGGAGCATGTTCTGTTATACTTATTTAGTTAGCTAAATAATGCCCCAAGTTTGCTGCTGCCCAAACTCTCCACTGTAACAATTTCCTTTCTCCCCATGtgaaagtgtttttcagttCAGAGGTGAAATCTGCTGTTCAGGCAGCGTGGAAAGGAGAATGCTTTGTGTCTGCAGCAGGGATGAGTTCACGTCAGTTATCTACAAATCAGTAGTTTGCGATACTAGAGGATGTTCCCCCTTTTCCAGCTGGCCTAGGGCTGCATTTGTGTTAATTCCCCTGATGATTCCGGCAAAGTCCCTGCTACTTCTGGTCTTTGTTCAGAAGACTCTGGGCTGGATTCtaccctgcagctcctgctgagctccCAGCTGAACACTTAGAATAttcttaaattaaaagcaagtgTCCTTTGCTGCCTTCTCCCAAGTTGGGTGGTAGGGTTTTACTTAAAGCAAACTTAGATTCTACAGGGGTTTAAAAATGGATTCACAATCCCACATTGCCAACCCCCCCGACCATTAATCTCACGGTGTGGTTTCTGCAGTTTCAAGAAAACACACATGACCTCAAAGTTGAATATTATCTGAGgataaaggaaagagaagcagattCGAGGACTGGAGGATGCATTTAAATTTGAGAAGTGAGATGAAAACCAATTAGAGAGCTGTGCAGGGTAGAGAGCATGATTTCAGTGCACATTTGCAATGTGGGGGAAGAAAACCTTTATAATAAGACTCTCGTGCTGTCCTGCACCTTTCCTTGTTCTTTTACACAGTTCGGTGAGTGAGGTCCAGTGGGAGGCTGAATTCTTTAGCCTCCaggacaacaacaacaaacttgTGGCTGCTCTCCATGAAGCCAACGCCAATGTGGACCAGTGGAAGAAGCAGCTGGCTGCATATCAGGAGGAGACGGAAACACTGCGGCAGCGGGTGAGCGCAGGAGGGCCCTTGTAGAGCAGGTCAGAGGAAACCCTGTTCCAGAGCCAGATGGTGCCCTTGACCCTGTTCTCCCATCAGTTTCCATGAGTGTCAAATTCAGGATGCTGTGTGAGTCTGGCAGGGAAGATGTGTCAGGGAATAAGGTCACGCAACTAGGGACCTCTCACAAGAGCTCCTTTAttctgcagagcaggctgggagTGCACTGAGTCCCTGTAGGTAAAGGGAGGAAACCAGAGCACTAAGTCAGAATAGCAGCTTCCCTTCAGATACTCCAGGGTCGTTCCTAGCTGCCAACACTACTGAGTAAGGCCCGTTTTCCTCCAGAGTTGCACATCAGGACAGTCTTCTGGCTGCTGACAGGAAGGATGAACATTGCTCTATCTGCTATAATTAGCTGGAATCTAAGCTGTAACATCATGAAACCCGGGTGGCACAGTA is a genomic window containing:
- the HOMER3 gene encoding homer protein homolog 3 isoform X7, which codes for MGEQPIFSTRAHVFQIDPATKRNWIPASKHALTVSYFYDATRNVYRIISVGGTKAIINSTITPNMTFTKTSQKFGQWADSRANTVYGLGFASEQHLSQFAEKFQEVKEAARLAREKSQDKTELTNPALNITSHQVLPSPIISSNGPGEDKLFRSQSADVEISTEKERLKKMLSEGSVSEVQWEAEFFSLQDNNNKLVAALHEANANVDQWKKQLAAYQEETETLRQRVAELESQGAHDSSSENNKEELSQTLEELELLIKAKDEEIQMLKSQKCGRWEAEGEREETLQKLQELEARNAELERRLHLAEQTLAETLAEREKIQNEVTKVAEIMDVKIFELSEIRQGLAKLVESN
- the HOMER3 gene encoding homer protein homolog 3 isoform X6, which translates into the protein MSTTREQPIFSTRAHVFQIDPATKRNWIPASKHALTVSYFYDATRNVYRIISVGGTKAIINSTITPNMTFTKTSQKFGQWADSRANTVYGLGFASEQHLSQFAEKFQEVKEAARLAREKSQDKTELTNPALNITSHQVLPSPIISSNGPGEDKLFRSQSADVEISTEKERLKKMLSEGSVSEVQWEAEFFSLQDNNNKLVAALHEANANVDQWKKQLAAYQEETETLRQRVAELESQGAHDSSSENNKEELSQTLEELELLIKAKDEEIQMLKSQKCGRWEAEGEREETLQKLQELEARNAELERRLHLAEQTLAETLAEREKIQNEVTKVAEIMDVKIFELSEIRQGLAKLVESN